A single region of the Anoplolepis gracilipes chromosome 1, ASM4749672v1, whole genome shotgun sequence genome encodes:
- the Mbc gene encoding dedicator of cytokinesis protein 1 isoform X1, translated as MTMTWKRINEQLGVAIHNFAHSNPHTIRLTVGEVVQITEECGDWYYGRSKFKGTCGIFPKSYIHILQKSTYTDNLVHEITNVLREWGHHWKYLYVTHSEHFRTMQQQILDAIGYRSKILSGTLTVDELKDMKRLATARIDTGNQLLGLDMVVRDDHGNVLHPEETSTIQLYYHHETAAERIRKASNDTKKKSHKPQVPVFSHIFFVSVRNFVCKMAEDVELLLTLYDGREMKAITENYVVSWSKEGLARDIDQLHNLRVLFTDLGSRDLTRDKVYLACYVIRVGGMEAKEPDHRRSSVAQNNQNKSKSTENMRRPFGVAAMDITLFITGKLEGDVEQHHFIPFIQCCEKDSLDGILRRIIAQKEANVQRHINGNVTNITGGQGLWTSLKLLRGDPKQVRDENPHLVLGNVAIARKMGFPEVILPGDVRNDLYLTLISGEFSKGSKSTDKNVEVTVKVCNEHGIAIPGVITLGGGASPIDEYRSVIYYHEDKPRWCETFKIAIPIEEFKQAHLKFTFKHRSSNEAKDKSEKPFALSYVRLMQRNGTTLQDIQHELLVYKLEQKKYEESDISYIKLPSTRGELAELNIEKKPSLGSLTLSSKDSFLIATNICSTKLTQNVDLLGLLNWASSNTGLKESLAALMKVDGEEIVKFLQDVLDALFNILMSNSDSDVYDDMVFECLLYIIGLVSDRKYQHFQPVLDLYISESFSATLAYKKLIAVLRKRIDYVGNNDGQERDLLLKTMKSLQYCMRFIVESRLLFTELNQDEEEFSQTLTDLLRSIVNLMSHETDGTLLVQGACLKYLPTTIPHLLRVYSGKQLSTILTDLLVTLPTGRLTKQKMMTVNDIVHSPLFLNVECRAILLPRITILVRDLLEAKEEGLSSTPGKSVAKVARLLGENRHRLNQHRGYSEEVELCVKILSDILELTFRKDIGSTVSDVKEIMLTALRTIIQTVISMDRENPLVGNLVSVMLAIFRQMTQHHYEVYINHFGTRIDLLDFLMEILLVFKDLVSRSVFPGDWCEMIMLQNSVILKSLRYFSGTIRDYFFTEFEHQAWSNFFHCAIAFLTQPALQLETFTPAKRNRIIARYNDMRRETAFEIRSMWFNLGQHKILFVPALVGAILEMALIPETELRKATIPIFFDMMQCEYYSSRIVEGYGDTKRDPAHIKANFIEYENEMIAKLDILVEGGRGDEQFRALWTYVMGSLCEKHSTMREQGLRFVDTISKLMERLLQYRDIIHAESQEHRMLCTVNLLEFYSEINRKEMYIRYVNKLCELHLECDNYTEAAYSLKLHSQLLAWSDQPLPPLLISHRYPLCQTHRELKEALYNDIIEYFDKGRMWECALTVCKELISQYEEETFDYLQLSLLLRRMAKFYDCIVKQLRPEPEYFRVAYYGRGHPAFLQNKVFVYRGKEYERLSDFCSRTLNQLPNAEQMNKLSPPTSEMLESNHQYVQINKVEPLMTEKRHRLSGKPVTAEAVLRYHRVNDVQRFRFSRPAPRKEIIAITNDKEKEVNVSINSSNEFASLWLERTVLVTSYPLPGILRWFPVTSSETYLVSPLRNAIETMEATNIALRDLIIAHRSDPSLPLNPLSMKLNGILDPAVMGGIDNYEKAFLNVEYKDSHLEESSDLLKLEGLIAEQIPLLSLGLQLHKARAPTELAPFHQRLEQCFVSMRNHVEAKYGKRTCDLQIENLTQTVTMRRPPTSRGDNHCLSESNMNNSDYTIHSRVSSLTRSQVATFKSLASFNFNNSTPPSGVQNINLSRNNSMRSHILSTASLQKALGNSGSGTYKKKDTKRRSSRKSDSATVTKSDQPTSQWYTTTEISHSSVSSITSLISNLHSTPVIELRQEVTSLGAFNIVFLLFKIFIIEVYILLFIQLTPKRPLRSEAEKERRMSNRWSGQSQHYLRNINNELEPSSLGKGNRDSIGTTDSTASEDDPPPPLPIKMREADYCNLPEELSSNQCLASSPLNNPNKSSGQWKNKLPTPTDDDLDSHSNKPPTPPPKPKRPINSLHKIVLASNDVETSNVEDSSTA; from the exons ATGACAATGACATGGAAGCGGATTAATGAGCAGTTAGGAGTAG ccATCCATAATTTTGCGCATTCAAATCCGCACACAATACGTTTGACAGTCGGAGAAGTTGTACAGATAACTGAGGAGTGTGGAGATTGGTATTATGGCCGCAGCAAGTTTAAAGGCACATGTGGAATTTTTCCAAAAtcctatatacatatcttacaGAAATCAACGTATACGGATAACTTAGTACATGAAATCACTAATGTTTTAAGAGAATGGGGGCATCattggaaatatttatatgta ACACACTCCGAGCACTTCAGGACGATGCAGCAACAAATTTTGGATGCAATAGGATACAGAAGCAAGATTTTGAGCGGTACTTTAACAGTAGATGAATTGAAAGATATGAAAAGATTAGCAACAGCAAGGATAGACACTGGAAATCAACTATTGGGTTTAGACATGGTAGTTCGAGATGATCACGGAAATGTTTTACATCCTGAAGAAACAAGCACCATCCAATTGTACTATCATCATGAGACTGCTGCAGAAAGGATAAGAAAAGCGTCCAATGACACCAAAAAAAAATCCCATAAGCCACAAGTACCTGTATTTTCACATATCTTTTTTGTCAGTGTAAGaaattttgtatgtaaaatgGCAGAGGATGTAGAGCTATTATTGACTTTATACGACGGCAGAGAGATGAAAGCCATCACGGAGAATTACGTGGTATCGTGGAGCAAAGAGGGACTTGCAAGAGACATCGATCAGTTGCACAATCTTAGAGTATTGTTCACAGATCTTGGTTCCAGAGATTTGACAAGAGACAAAGTTTATTTAGCTTGTTATGTAATTAGAGTGGGCGGTATGGAAGCCAAAGAACCGGACCATCGACGATCAAGCGTTGCACAAAATAATCAGAACAAATCCAAGAGTACGGAAAATATGAGGAGACCGTTCGGTGTAGCCGCGATGGATATCACTCTATTTATTACTGGCAAGCTGGAAGGAGATGTTGAACAACATCATTTTATACCTTTTATAca ATGTTGTGAGAAAGATAGTCTTGATGGTATATTACGTAGAATTATTGCACAAAAAGAAGCAAATGTCCAAAGACATATCAATGGCAATGTTACAAATATCACAGGTGGACAAGGACTCTGGACgagtttaaaattgttaagagGTGATCCAAAGCAA GTACGTGACGAAAATCCACATCTGGTCCTCGGTAATGTTGCAATTGCGCGTAAAATGGGATTTCCGGAAGTTATCTTACCGGGTGACGTACGCAATGATTTATATCTGACTTTAATTAGTGGAGAATTTAGCAAAGGCTCAAAATCTACAGACAAAAATGTAGAAGTAACG gTTAAAGTATGTAATGAGCACGGCATAGCAATTCCTGGAGTTATAACATTAGGTGGCGGTGCGTCCCCAATTGACGAGTATCGTAgcgttatttattatcatgaaGACAAACCTAGATGGTGTGAAACATTCAAGATTGCCATACCTATAGAAGAATTCAAGCAGGCTCACTTGAAGTTTACATTCAAGCATCGCAGTTCTAACGAAGCGAAGGATAAGTCTGAGAAACCATTTGCTTTAAGTTATGTTCGATTAATGCAACGTAATGGCACAACTCTGCAAGACATACAGCACGAATTGTTGGTTTACAAATTAGAGCAAAAAAAGTATGAGGAAAGCGATATATCTTACATTAAATTGCCATCAACACGCGGAGAATTG gcTGAATTAAACATAGAGAAGAAGCCAAGTTTAGGATCATTGACATTAAGCAGCAAAGATAGTTTTTTGATAGCAACCAATATTTGCTCAACTAAATTAACCCAGAATGTAGATCTATTAGGTTTACTTAACTGGGCATCGTCCAATACTGGATTAAAGGAATCTTTAGCTGCTTTAATGAAGGTCGATGGGGAAGAAATAGTGAAGTTTTTGcag GATGTTTTGGatgctttatttaatatcttgatGAGTAATTCGGACAGTGATGTTTATGATGATATGGTCTTTGAAtgccttttatatattatcggaCTCGTATCCGATAGAAAATATCAACATTTCCAACCAGTATTAGATTTATACATTTCTGAAAGTTTCTCTGCAACtcttgcatataaaaaattaattgcggtATTGCGTAAGCGTATAGATTACGTCGGCAACAACGATGGTCAAGAACGtgatttattacttaaaacaATGAAAAGTCTGCAATACTGTATGAGATTTATTGTCGAATCTCGGCTTTTATTTACTGA atTAAATCAAGATGAAGAAGAATTCTCACAAACATTAACAGATCTATTACGATCTATTGTTAATCTTATGAGCCATGAAACAGATGGAACTTTGTTGGTTCAAGGAGCTTGTCTTAAATATCTACCTACAACAATACCTCATCTATTAAGGGTCTATAGCGGCAAGCAATTGAGTACAATTCTAACAGATTTACTCGTAACTCTACCAACAGGTAGATTAACCAAGCAGAAAATGATGACTGTCAATGATATTGTTCATAGTccactttttttaaatgtggAATGTAGAGCAATTTTATTGCCGAGAATTACCATACTCGTAAGAGATTTATTGGAAGCTAAGGAAGAG GGGCTATCGAGTACGCCTGGAAAGAGCGTGGCGAAGGTAGCCAGGCTGCTCGGCGAAAATCGGCATCGGCTCAACCAACATCGCGGCTACTCCGAAGAG GTGGAATTATGTGTCAAGATATTGTCTGATATTCTGGAACTGACTTTTAGAAAAGATATAGGTAGCACAGTTTCAGACGTTAAGGAGATTATGTTAACTGCGTTACGCACTATTATACAAACTGTTATATCAATGGATAGGGAAAATCCCTTAGTTGGAAATTTAGTTTCAGTCATGCTGGCGATATTcag ACAAATGACACAGCATCATTATGAAGTGTACATCAATCATTTTGGAACAAGAAttgatttattagattttcttATGGAGATATTATTAGTCTTCAAAGATTTAGTTTCTAGAAGTGTATTTCCAGGAGACTGGTGTGAAATGATTATGCTTCAAAATAGCGTTATTCTAAAGTCATTACGATATTTCTCGGGCACAattagagattattttttcaccGAATTTGAGCATCAAGCATGGTCAAATTTCTTTCATTGTGCTATCGCTTTTTTAACGCAACCTGCCCTACAGTTGGAAACATTCACACCAGCAAAACGAAATCGCATTATTGCGCGTTATAACGACATGCGTAG AGAAACTGCATTTGAAATTCGATCAATGTGGTTTAATTTGGGAcaacacaaaatattatttgtgccTGCTTTAGTCGGCGCCATCCTTGAAATGGCATTAATACCTGAAACTGAATTGAGAAAAGCTACAATACCTATTTTCTTCGATATGATGCAATGCGAATATTACAGTTCCCGTATAGTGGAAGGATACGGCGATACTAAACGTGATCCTGCTCATATCAAAgctaattttatagaatacgaAAATGAGATGATTGCAAAACTGGATATCTTG gtAGAAGGAGGCAGAGGTGATGAACAATTTCGTGCGCTTTGGACTTATGTTATGGGTTCTTTGTGCGAAAAACATTCCACAATGCGAGAACAAGGGTTACGCTTTGTAGATACTATCTCTAAGCTTATGGAACGCTTGTTACAATATCGAGATATCATTCATGCAGAGTCTCAAGAACATCGTATGCTTTGCACTGTAAATTTATTGGAATTCTACTCTGAGATTAATAGAAAGGAAATGTATATCAg ATATGTGAACAAGCTGTGTGAGTTACATTTAGAATGTGATAATTATACAGAAGCAGCTTATTCTCTGAAACTTCATAGTCAACTATTAGCATGGAGCGACCAACCTTTGCCACCTTTGCTGATATCACATAG atatCCTTTATGCCAAACACATCGCGAACTGAAAGAagcattatataatgatattattgaatattttgataagGGAAGAATGTGGGAATGCGCTCTTACTGTTTGCAAGGAACTAATATCACAATATGAAGAAGAAACATTCGATTATTTGCAACTGTCTTTATTATTGAGACGCATGGCAAAGTTCTATGATTGCATAGTGAAACAGTTAAGACCTGAACCAGAATACTTTAGAGTTGCATATTACGGCAGAGGACATCCTgcttttcttcaaaataag GTATTTGTCTATCGAGGCAAGGAATATGAACGACTTAGTGATTTTTGTTCAAGAACGTTGAATCAGTTACCAAATGCAGAGCAAATGAACAAATTATCTCCACCTACCTCAGAAATGCTGGAATCCAATCATCAATATGTGCAAATCAATAAGGTAGAGCCATTAATGACTGAAAAGAGGCATCGTCTGAGCGGTAAACCAGTTACTGCAGAAGCAGTTTTAag gtACCATCGTGTGAATGACGTGCAACGTTTTAGATTTTCAAGACCCGCACCAAGAAAGGAAATCATTGCGATCActaatgataaagaaaaggaAGTTAATGTTAGCATTAATAGCAGCAATGAATTTGCTTCGTTATGGTTAGAAAGAACAGTACTTGTTACAAGCTACCCGTTGCCAGGAATTCTTCGATGGTTTCCTGTGACGTCTAGCGAGACATATTTAGTCAGTCCGTTGAGAAATGCGATTGAAACTATGGAAGCTACAAATATAGCACTACGTGATCTTATTATTGCTCATAG GAGCGATCCCAGTCTTCCATTAAATCCCTTAAGCATGAAATTGAATGGTATATTAGATCCAGCTGTTATGGGTGGCATTGATAACTATGAAAAGGCTTTTCTCAATGTAGAGTACAAAGATAGCCATTTAGAAGAGAGCTCGGACCTTCTAAAGTTAGAAGGACTTATTGCAGAACAAATTCCCTTACTCAGTTTAGGGCTCCAGTTACATAAAGCACGAGCGCCCACCGAATTGGCACCGTTTCATCAACGTTTAGAACAATGTTTCGTGTCGATGCGCAATCATGTAGAAGCCAAGTACGGAAAGAGG ACATGCGATTTGCAAATTGAAAACTTAACGCAGACCGTAACCATGCGAAGACCACCAACTTCGAGAGGGGATAATCACTGCCTATCCGAatcaaatatgaataattcagA CTATACAATTCACTCCAGGGTATCCTCACTTACAAGATCCCAAGTTGCAACGTTCAAGTCGCTTGCATCGttcaattttaacaacagCACACCTCCCAGTGGTGTTCAAAACATCAATTTATCAAG GAACAACTCCATGCGTTCGCATATTTTGTCAACGGCCTCTTTGCAAAAGGCATTGGGAAATTCAGGTTCAGGAACGTATAAGAAAAAGGATACGAAGCGCAGAAGTTCGCGAAAGAGCGATTCCGCTACGGTAACGAAAAGCGATCAACCGACCAGCCAGTGGTACACAACGACCGAAATATCTCACAGTTCAGTGTCCTCCATTACGTCATTGATATCTAATTTACATTCAACACCTGTAATTGAACTACGACAAGAGGTAACAAGCTTAGGAGCATTTAATATtgtctttttactttttaaaatctttataatagaagtatatattcttctatttatACAGCTCACACCAAAACGTCCCCTGAGATCGGAGGCAGAGAAAGAACGTAGAATGAGTAATCGCTGGTCCGGACAATCCCAGCACTACCTAAGGaacattaataatgaattgGAACCAAGCAGTTTAGGAAAGGGAAATAGAGATAGCATCGGCACAACTGATAGTACAGCATCCGAGGACGATCCGCCGCCGCCTCTGCCGATTAAAATGCGCGAGGCCGATTATTGTAATCTTCCGGAGGAACTGTCTTCTAATCAGTGTCTAGCTAGTAGTCCTTTGAATAATCCGAACAAATCTTCAGGACAGTGGAAGAACAAGTTGCCAACACCTACCGATGATGATCTAGACAGTCATTCTAATAAACCGCCGACGCCTCCACCGAAACCGAAAAGACCGATTAATAGTTTGCATAAGATTGTTCTCGCTTCCAACGATGTCGAAACCTCAAATGTTGAGGATTCGTCGACTGCATAA